Proteins encoded in a region of the Streptomyces violaceoruber genome:
- a CDS encoding DUF2797 domain-containing protein, with translation MAQAWKCAGLRWAADGPVLTWVGGRRSALVRGKRVAFGVAEGGVRTCVGARGHACPVRAGVSGRSTGARCEECARLDRAHSVAADTMADDPRPYRVYLAWFGPGLVKVGITAYERGSARLLEQGAVCFSWLGCGPLMAARRTEELLRAALGVPDRIPYAHKRAVRAALPESEAERAAEIAGLHAQAVALGGWPEALTPEPFGGVDHAGVFGIAGAERGPVAVAEVAELVAGGAIGGELVAAAGPDLHLATERGVVVLDTRLMTGWELVSAEGEPCAVPLRELKRAAGVQDGLF, from the coding sequence ATGGCACAGGCATGGAAGTGCGCGGGGCTGCGGTGGGCGGCGGACGGTCCCGTGCTGACGTGGGTCGGGGGCAGGCGCAGTGCGCTGGTCCGGGGGAAGCGGGTGGCCTTCGGGGTCGCCGAGGGGGGTGTACGGACGTGCGTGGGAGCACGAGGACACGCGTGTCCGGTACGGGCCGGGGTGTCGGGGCGCAGTACGGGGGCGCGGTGCGAGGAGTGCGCGCGGCTGGACCGGGCCCACTCCGTGGCCGCCGACACCATGGCGGACGATCCGCGGCCGTACCGGGTCTATCTGGCGTGGTTCGGCCCCGGCCTCGTCAAGGTGGGGATCACCGCGTACGAACGGGGGTCCGCCCGGCTGCTCGAGCAGGGGGCCGTGTGCTTCAGCTGGCTGGGGTGCGGTCCGCTGATGGCCGCGCGCCGGACCGAGGAGCTGCTGCGGGCCGCGCTGGGCGTACCCGACCGCATCCCGTACGCCCACAAACGCGCGGTGCGGGCCGCCCTGCCCGAGTCGGAGGCGGAGCGGGCGGCCGAGATCGCCGGGCTGCACGCGCAGGCGGTGGCGCTCGGCGGCTGGCCCGAGGCGCTGACGCCGGAGCCGTTCGGGGGCGTCGACCACGCGGGGGTCTTCGGGATCGCGGGCGCGGAGCGCGGGCCGGTCGCCGTGGCGGAGGTCGCCGAGCTGGTGGCGGGCGGCGCGATCGGGGGTGAGCTGGTGGCGGCCGCCGGCCCGGATCTGCATCTGGCGACGGAGCGCGGGGTCGTCGTGCTCGACACACGGCTGATGACGGGGTGGGAGCTGGTGTCCGCCGAGGGCGAGCCGTGCGCCGTGCCCCTGCGGGAGCTCAAACGAGCGGCGGGAGTACAGGACGGGCTGTTCTGA
- a CDS encoding winged helix-turn-helix transcriptional regulator, whose translation MTMAESEPMCPERLLLEHVTSRWGTLALIALLDRPHRFGELRREIGSVSEKMLTQTLRTLERDGLVHRDAKPVIPPRVDYSLTALGREAAEQVRDLARWTERRMAAVERSRGAYDAARV comes from the coding sequence ATGACCATGGCAGAAAGTGAACCGATGTGCCCCGAGCGCCTGCTCCTGGAGCACGTCACCAGCCGCTGGGGCACCCTGGCCCTGATCGCTCTGCTCGACCGCCCCCACCGCTTCGGCGAACTGCGCCGGGAGATCGGCTCGGTCAGCGAGAAGATGCTGACCCAGACCCTGCGGACCCTGGAGCGCGACGGGCTGGTCCACCGGGACGCCAAGCCCGTGATCCCACCCCGGGTGGACTACTCCCTCACCGCCCTCGGCCGCGAGGCCGCCGAACAGGTCCGGGACCTCGCGCGCTGGACCGAGCGCCGGATGGCGGCGGTCGAGCGGTCCCGGGGGGCGTACGACGCGGCCAGGGTGTGA
- a CDS encoding peptidoglycan D,D-transpeptidase FtsI family protein translates to MNKPLRAVAIFCGLLVLGLLIRANWLQYVRAPELASDTKNRRVQIEQFATPRGDIIVGGRAVTGSKETETTDLKYKRTYVDGPMYAPVTGYASQAQGMTLLEKTYDGILTGKDDRLAFQRFADVVSGEGRRAGSVVTTIDPKAQKAAWDGLTDLKGARGAVVALDPQTGKVLAMVSAPSYDPSAFAGSTFKESDRFVELDKKKNKPLANRALRETYPPGSTFKILTAAAALEHGIVTDVDARTDAVSPYPLPQSTNKIGSEAGDAVCNKASMKTAMQHSCNNVFLDAASKLGQDKMRETAEKFGFNEDVYSDDFGDLLATKSLYPEDLDKPGTALTGMGQGSLTSTPMQMALVTAGIANDGKVMQPYVVDEVKGPDLDTLEKTEPAVMSEAVSAETAQKVQEMMEFTAKEGSARRAQIDGITVGGKTGTAQRGVDVHDEVPYGWFVSYGKKDDGSSVAVAVFIDPTDMDISRADISGGGLGAPIAKSVMKAVLKS, encoded by the coding sequence GTGAACAAGCCGCTGAGGGCCGTGGCGATCTTCTGCGGACTGCTGGTGCTCGGCCTGCTGATCCGCGCGAACTGGCTGCAGTACGTCCGGGCCCCGGAGCTGGCCTCCGACACCAAGAACAGACGGGTGCAGATCGAGCAGTTCGCCACCCCGCGCGGCGACATCATCGTCGGCGGCCGGGCCGTCACCGGTTCCAAGGAGACCGAGACCACCGACCTCAAGTACAAGCGCACCTACGTCGACGGTCCGATGTACGCGCCGGTGACCGGGTACGCGTCGCAGGCCCAGGGCATGACCCTGCTGGAGAAGACCTACGACGGCATCCTCACCGGCAAGGACGACCGGCTGGCCTTCCAGCGGTTCGCCGACGTGGTCAGCGGTGAGGGGCGGCGGGCCGGCTCGGTGGTCACCACCATCGACCCGAAGGCGCAGAAGGCCGCCTGGGACGGGCTGACCGACCTGAAGGGCGCCCGGGGGGCCGTGGTCGCGCTCGACCCGCAGACCGGGAAGGTGCTGGCGATGGTCTCGGCGCCCTCCTACGACCCCTCCGCGTTCGCGGGCAGCACCTTCAAGGAGTCCGACCGGTTCGTCGAGCTGGACAAGAAGAAGAACAAGCCGCTGGCCAACCGCGCGCTGCGGGAGACCTATCCGCCGGGCTCCACCTTCAAGATCCTCACCGCGGCCGCCGCGCTGGAGCACGGCATCGTCACCGACGTCGACGCCCGCACCGACGCCGTCTCGCCGTACCCGCTGCCGCAGTCCACCAACAAGATCGGCAGCGAGGCCGGTGACGCGGTCTGCAACAAGGCCTCGATGAAGACCGCCATGCAGCACTCCTGCAACAACGTCTTCCTCGACGCCGCCTCCAAGCTCGGGCAGGACAAGATGCGGGAGACGGCCGAGAAGTTCGGCTTCAACGAGGACGTCTACTCCGACGACTTCGGCGACCTGCTCGCCACCAAGAGCCTCTACCCCGAGGACCTCGACAAGCCCGGCACCGCGCTCACCGGCATGGGACAGGGCAGCCTCACCAGCACACCGATGCAGATGGCCCTGGTCACCGCCGGGATCGCCAACGACGGAAAGGTGATGCAGCCCTACGTCGTCGACGAGGTCAAGGGCCCGGACCTGGACACCCTGGAGAAGACCGAGCCCGCGGTGATGAGCGAGGCGGTCTCCGCCGAGACCGCGCAGAAGGTCCAGGAGATGATGGAGTTCACCGCCAAGGAGGGCAGCGCCCGTCGCGCCCAGATCGACGGCATCACGGTCGGCGGCAAGACCGGTACCGCGCAGCGCGGTGTCGACGTCCACGACGAGGTGCCCTACGGCTGGTTCGTCTCCTACGGCAAGAAGGACGACGGGTCCTCCGTCGCGGTGGCCGTGTTCATCGACCCGACGGACATGGACATCTCCCGCGCGGACATCTCCGGTGGCGGGCTCGGCGCGCCCATCGCCAAGAGCGTCATGAAGGCGGTCCTGAAGTCGTGA
- a CDS encoding DUF6010 family protein has product MNLAGLLPYVTPIGIGLLVVLLLSLVPDPHRRPLNALGIAGAGGVYFSGGGLGAWELPFGALMLYVAYRGLTSWTFIGIGWLLHTAWDVVHHLKGNPILPFAHDSSLGCAICDPVIALWCLRGGPSLRELLPGRRVPRRRVVT; this is encoded by the coding sequence ATGAACCTCGCCGGCCTCCTCCCGTACGTCACGCCGATCGGCATCGGCCTCCTCGTCGTCCTGCTGCTGTCCCTCGTCCCGGACCCGCACCGCCGCCCCCTGAACGCCCTCGGGATCGCCGGTGCCGGGGGCGTCTACTTCTCGGGCGGCGGCCTGGGCGCCTGGGAGCTCCCGTTCGGCGCGCTCATGCTCTACGTCGCCTACCGGGGCCTCACGTCCTGGACGTTCATCGGCATCGGCTGGCTGCTGCACACCGCGTGGGACGTCGTCCACCACCTCAAGGGCAACCCGATCCTGCCCTTCGCCCACGACTCGTCCCTGGGCTGCGCGATCTGCGACCCGGTCATCGCCCTGTGGTGCCTGCGCGGCGGCCCCTCCCTGCGCGAACTCCTCCCCGGGCGTCGCGTTCCGCGGCGGCGGGTCGTCACCTGA
- a CDS encoding DUF6234 family protein, translating into MDLPVAPPAFDATTGSGRRRRADLGADIGAGCGLVVLELIALVVVLGLWFLSGFDLDPAESAAPDPLWNYVAAVGGVGAFAGVAAAVAARAGAVVTVVGQAVVVGLVCAVVFGGVALQSHQDQRCREMPAATGCTGSGRGGSPLR; encoded by the coding sequence ATGGACCTGCCTGTCGCTCCACCGGCGTTCGACGCCACCACCGGCTCCGGACGTCGGCGCCGTGCCGACCTCGGCGCCGACATCGGGGCCGGGTGCGGTCTCGTGGTCCTGGAGTTGATCGCCCTGGTGGTCGTCCTCGGGCTGTGGTTCCTGTCCGGGTTCGACCTCGACCCGGCGGAGAGCGCCGCGCCCGACCCCCTGTGGAACTACGTGGCCGCCGTCGGCGGCGTCGGGGCCTTCGCCGGGGTGGCGGCCGCGGTCGCCGCGCGGGCCGGGGCCGTGGTGACGGTGGTCGGCCAGGCCGTCGTGGTCGGCCTGGTCTGTGCCGTCGTGTTCGGAGGCGTCGCGCTTCAGTCGCACCAGGACCAGCGATGCCGTGAGATGCCGGCAGCGACGGGCTGCACGGGGAGCGGTCGGGGCGGGTCGCCCCTCAGGTGA
- a CDS encoding NACHT domain-containing protein translates to MAKYLDSAQLWVSNSQIGGHNIQIGCAGGDVNVTIEAGPDSPQSTYPRSYIADQMIRECSERRAILRRASGVTQEQANLSKEFDCNDPDDLISLGSGKVVALVGPMGAGKSDVANLWLTNRCRDFAEDDGKPLPLWIAARNISSDLETWIASRIDSSTLAEMGISLVVDGIDETSNGAQLVEECQILVARWPKSQVMMTGRPGVFADHVECIHLESWSEDVAFEMIRKVAGSSNIYPHSFPPQIVEAVRRPLFAMLVVSLHSAHESVPQTSAGLIQHCALRSLRRSSGSWREFFPLLRRIAVSSVANDGNVALAEVGGEAIRHSLQETRLVAFSEHKVSFTLSLFEQWFAAEALLQGEVELDQIFSDLASFAKWRYVLALSLQTGSSEHIDDIMHVLTKWNPGAAAWVVREGIEWPFSNNQSSCELPGWKSVAARLHRAAASWCTGVGELTPVATVLDAGKNATDHLKLHLAVEENGKRFIYAWEQGSSGSKDIYHLSNPQELAGRGIGVGSSPAPAGDAWVWAWTLRHMRRHIEQRLPNALHLRAPLGGVIETEYMWAVIYALLRRGSFLRTEPVEVMELKALVRELQEKAREHGPVEDYAYQYGASKRITRLDLILVGEWLDRQHEGELTPPWPSINVSRPSSGWVWKFYTPERLHELTCFVYARALDAYAEMMSTLFRNFTFTLNHASLLPATLKGALHVGEGDSFTDGPVLDYCLIPLADTESSQNRVDIIIAQSREVRIPQEYEKYEPYLRRFHIDNPERAPFSFHGWTQTALHIWESRPATNIAFRWIWSDLRSLGLVKSLPRDLR, encoded by the coding sequence ATGGCGAAATACCTGGATAGTGCACAACTGTGGGTTTCAAACTCGCAGATCGGCGGTCATAACATTCAAATCGGGTGTGCCGGCGGTGACGTCAACGTAACCATAGAAGCTGGCCCTGACAGCCCGCAAAGCACCTATCCGCGCTCTTACATCGCAGACCAGATGATCCGCGAATGCTCCGAGCGGCGAGCAATTTTGCGTAGAGCCTCTGGGGTGACGCAAGAGCAGGCAAACCTAAGTAAAGAGTTCGATTGCAATGATCCGGATGATCTTATTTCACTCGGCTCCGGCAAGGTCGTGGCTCTGGTCGGCCCCATGGGTGCTGGAAAATCCGACGTTGCCAACCTATGGCTAACAAACCGATGTCGAGATTTCGCTGAAGACGACGGGAAACCACTGCCTCTTTGGATCGCGGCCAGAAATATTTCCAGCGACCTGGAGACGTGGATAGCAAGCAGAATTGATTCATCGACTCTAGCAGAGATGGGGATTTCTCTGGTCGTTGACGGAATAGACGAGACCTCGAACGGGGCCCAACTTGTTGAAGAATGTCAGATTCTAGTCGCCCGATGGCCTAAGTCGCAAGTAATGATGACCGGGCGCCCGGGAGTCTTTGCTGACCACGTTGAATGTATCCACTTGGAAAGCTGGTCGGAAGATGTAGCTTTCGAGATGATCCGTAAGGTCGCCGGATCCTCAAACATTTATCCACACAGTTTTCCTCCCCAAATTGTAGAAGCTGTTCGGCGCCCCTTGTTCGCTATGCTGGTAGTTAGTCTCCATAGCGCGCACGAGAGCGTGCCGCAAACTTCTGCTGGGCTCATTCAGCACTGTGCGCTTCGGTCCCTTAGGCGCAGCAGTGGTTCTTGGCGAGAGTTCTTTCCTTTGCTACGCCGAATCGCGGTTTCTTCTGTCGCAAACGACGGCAACGTAGCACTAGCCGAAGTCGGCGGAGAAGCGATACGTCACAGTCTGCAAGAAACTCGCCTAGTGGCGTTCTCTGAGCATAAAGTCTCCTTCACCCTGAGCCTCTTTGAGCAGTGGTTTGCTGCGGAGGCGCTACTACAGGGAGAAGTAGAACTGGACCAAATCTTTAGCGACCTAGCGTCCTTCGCTAAGTGGCGTTATGTGCTTGCTCTTTCTCTGCAAACGGGAAGTTCTGAGCATATCGATGACATCATGCATGTCCTCACTAAGTGGAATCCCGGTGCTGCCGCCTGGGTCGTACGCGAGGGTATTGAGTGGCCTTTTAGTAATAACCAGTCGTCTTGCGAACTACCTGGATGGAAATCTGTAGCCGCGCGACTTCATCGCGCTGCGGCAAGTTGGTGCACAGGCGTGGGTGAGCTGACCCCAGTGGCGACTGTGCTCGACGCCGGAAAGAATGCTACCGACCACCTAAAACTGCATTTGGCGGTAGAAGAGAACGGTAAGAGATTCATCTACGCTTGGGAACAGGGAAGCTCGGGTTCGAAAGATATTTACCATCTTTCCAACCCGCAGGAACTAGCAGGGAGGGGTATAGGTGTCGGGTCTTCTCCGGCGCCGGCCGGTGATGCCTGGGTTTGGGCTTGGACTCTCCGTCATATGCGGCGCCACATAGAGCAACGGTTGCCCAACGCCCTGCACCTGCGTGCGCCGCTGGGTGGAGTTATTGAGACTGAATATATGTGGGCGGTTATTTATGCCCTACTTCGAAGGGGTTCGTTTCTCCGTACGGAACCTGTCGAGGTAATGGAACTAAAGGCTCTCGTACGGGAACTCCAAGAGAAGGCTCGCGAGCACGGTCCCGTGGAGGACTATGCATACCAGTACGGAGCCAGTAAAAGAATTACACGTTTGGATCTCATACTTGTCGGCGAATGGCTCGATCGACAGCATGAAGGCGAGCTAACGCCTCCGTGGCCATCAATTAATGTGAGTAGACCAAGCTCAGGGTGGGTATGGAAATTCTATACGCCTGAGCGGCTGCATGAATTGACCTGTTTCGTTTACGCCCGCGCCCTCGACGCGTATGCTGAAATGATGAGCACGCTATTTCGAAATTTCACTTTCACTCTGAACCATGCTTCCCTCTTGCCGGCAACTCTGAAGGGAGCCTTGCACGTAGGCGAGGGCGATTCATTCACGGACGGTCCGGTGCTTGACTATTGCCTGATCCCGCTCGCAGATACGGAATCGAGTCAGAATCGTGTGGACATTATCATTGCTCAGTCAAGGGAAGTGCGGATACCGCAAGAGTATGAGAAGTATGAGCCATACCTGCGGAGGTTTCATATTGACAACCCGGAGAGAGCGCCGTTTTCCTTTCATGGCTGGACGCAGACGGCTCTGCACATATGGGAGAGTCGACCTGCAACGAATATCGCGTTCCGATGGATTTGGAGCGATCTTAGGTCGCTCGGCTTGGTGAAGAGCCTCCCCCGCGACTTGAGGTAG
- a CDS encoding NUDIX hydrolase, with protein sequence MARTEYYDEPDAPKPNSLVVAASAVVTDNEGRILLQRRRDNDLWALPGGGMEMTDSLPGTAVREVKEETGLDVEITGLVGTYTDPRHIIAYSDGEVRRQFNVCFTARVVGGQLEISDESTELRFVQPAEVAQLPMHHTQRLRIRHFLEHREQPYLG encoded by the coding sequence ATGGCACGCACCGAGTACTACGACGAACCAGACGCCCCCAAGCCGAACAGTCTGGTCGTCGCCGCGTCCGCAGTAGTCACCGACAACGAGGGCCGCATCCTCCTCCAGCGCCGACGGGACAACGATCTCTGGGCACTACCCGGCGGCGGCATGGAGATGACCGACTCACTCCCGGGAACGGCTGTCCGCGAGGTGAAGGAGGAAACGGGCCTGGATGTCGAGATCACCGGACTCGTGGGCACGTACACCGACCCACGCCACATCATCGCCTACTCGGACGGTGAGGTGCGCAGGCAGTTCAACGTCTGCTTCACCGCCCGTGTGGTCGGCGGCCAACTCGAGATCTCGGACGAGTCCACCGAGCTGCGGTTCGTGCAGCCAGCGGAAGTTGCACAACTGCCGATGCACCACACGCAGCGGCTCCGGATCCGTCACTTCCTGGAGCACCGTGAGCAGCCCTACCTCGGCTGA
- a CDS encoding XRE family transcriptional regulator — MANERLRAAMAAGGWTYNALADKVEVDPKSVERWVNLGRTPRRATAMLAAETLGEDVHALWPSLRQARPARAVSPELVALYDQRADIPVSTFVDMLTPAREQIDVLVYAAVFLHEAYPRLNELLKERAAEGCAVRIAVGDADSTNVQQRGDEEKFGHGIQSRCRLALMHYRPLIGVPGIEVRTHATTLYNSIYRADDQALVNAHVWGVNAYKAPVWHLRRNGEGGMFDTYADSFDAVWATATPVREK, encoded by the coding sequence ATGGCAAACGAGAGGTTACGTGCGGCCATGGCGGCCGGCGGCTGGACGTACAACGCCCTCGCGGACAAGGTCGAAGTCGATCCCAAGTCCGTCGAACGATGGGTCAACCTGGGGCGTACGCCACGTCGTGCCACGGCCATGTTGGCAGCAGAGACGCTAGGAGAAGACGTGCACGCTCTATGGCCATCGCTCAGGCAGGCACGCCCCGCCCGCGCCGTCAGTCCGGAACTTGTGGCCCTCTACGACCAGCGTGCGGACATCCCCGTCTCCACCTTCGTGGACATGCTGACCCCGGCACGCGAGCAGATCGACGTGCTGGTGTACGCAGCCGTGTTCCTGCACGAGGCGTACCCGCGGCTCAACGAGCTCTTGAAGGAGCGGGCGGCCGAGGGCTGCGCAGTCCGCATCGCAGTCGGCGACGCGGACAGCACCAACGTGCAACAGCGCGGCGACGAGGAGAAGTTCGGACACGGAATCCAATCCCGGTGCCGTCTCGCGCTGATGCACTACCGCCCACTCATCGGGGTACCGGGCATCGAGGTCCGGACTCACGCCACGACGCTCTACAACTCGATTTACCGGGCCGATGATCAGGCACTGGTCAACGCCCACGTCTGGGGCGTGAACGCCTACAAGGCCCCCGTGTGGCACCTGCGCCGGAACGGGGAAGGCGGCATGTTCGACACCTACGCCGACAGCTTCGACGCGGTGTGGGCAACCGCGACGCCAGTACGAGAGAAGTGA
- a CDS encoding glycine-rich domain-containing protein, giving the protein MTATANDQKTGLAVAGEELFESVARFVVVHNGQSPERAGRIADQAVAFLVTAATATVPMVPSDDVDLGLHALILHTKEYAGLCERYAGRFLHHNPKPGGGGRDLEKVAASAHAVKAAGFVVFDDLWTVDGTNLAQCDSDCGRPYGQA; this is encoded by the coding sequence ATGACGGCAACAGCGAACGATCAGAAGACCGGTCTCGCGGTGGCTGGCGAGGAACTGTTCGAGAGCGTGGCCCGCTTCGTGGTCGTCCACAACGGGCAGTCCCCCGAGCGCGCTGGGCGGATCGCGGACCAGGCGGTCGCGTTCCTCGTCACGGCGGCCACCGCGACCGTGCCCATGGTCCCGTCCGACGACGTCGACCTCGGGCTTCACGCGCTCATCCTGCACACGAAGGAGTACGCCGGGCTGTGTGAGCGGTACGCCGGCCGATTCCTGCACCACAACCCGAAGCCCGGTGGAGGGGGCCGCGACCTGGAGAAGGTCGCTGCTTCGGCGCATGCCGTGAAGGCGGCCGGGTTCGTGGTCTTCGACGACCTGTGGACCGTGGACGGGACGAACCTCGCACAGTGCGACTCCGACTGTGGCCGACCGTACGGTCAGGCGTAG
- a CDS encoding protein kinase family protein, which yields MSGPTPELPIMVLDALMPTTQRIVIDRRGSTVWEVESHRGHFAVKLGYPIAATAEWPAQPWTALAPAREGAVLHRLGLDAVAYGEWERGTWNFQPWHEGPDLYRLWEPCRRAGSSVKPHTSVALGCVEALADLHVRGWAHGDVQPAHFIVGPERTRLIDLALAQGGQVPSGYDFPFRGCLVHYEAPEIARSVLDTGEAEPTQQADVYALGASLLISATGWRAVEYPDDAPRSVQREAVANGRRRPVKVPGELGELVDAMLSHAPGDRPSIYEVGKALI from the coding sequence TTGTCCGGCCCGACCCCTGAACTGCCGATCATGGTGCTCGACGCGCTCATGCCCACGACTCAGCGCATCGTCATCGATCGTCGAGGCTCCACGGTCTGGGAGGTGGAGAGCCACCGGGGCCACTTCGCGGTGAAGCTCGGCTATCCGATCGCGGCCACGGCCGAATGGCCTGCCCAGCCATGGACCGCGCTCGCGCCCGCACGCGAGGGCGCTGTCCTGCATCGCCTCGGCCTCGACGCTGTCGCGTACGGCGAATGGGAGCGCGGCACGTGGAACTTCCAGCCGTGGCACGAAGGGCCAGACCTCTACAGGCTGTGGGAGCCATGCCGTAGGGCGGGCTCGTCCGTCAAGCCTCACACCAGCGTGGCGCTGGGCTGCGTCGAAGCCCTGGCTGATCTCCATGTACGCGGCTGGGCTCACGGTGATGTGCAGCCCGCGCACTTCATCGTCGGGCCAGAACGAACGCGCCTCATCGACCTCGCCCTCGCCCAGGGCGGGCAGGTGCCCAGCGGGTACGACTTCCCGTTCCGCGGCTGCCTCGTCCACTACGAGGCGCCGGAGATCGCGCGCAGCGTGCTCGACACCGGGGAAGCGGAGCCGACACAGCAAGCCGACGTCTACGCGCTCGGAGCCTCGCTGCTCATCTCCGCCACGGGCTGGCGGGCAGTCGAGTACCCGGACGACGCTCCGCGCTCCGTGCAGAGAGAGGCAGTGGCCAACGGTCGGCGTCGGCCCGTGAAGGTGCCCGGTGAACTGGGCGAACTGGTCGATGCCATGCTCAGCCATGCGCCGGGAGATCGGCCTTCCATCTACGAGGTGGGCAAAGCGCTGATCTGA
- a CDS encoding SSI family serine proteinase inhibitor, with translation MFQVTRTPAARLLGAAALSAAALASVCAAPSAAVAGAGPAAPEGDHLTVTVRDAGAGMDGTYELYCHPVGGDHPDTEGACAVVDRDTRWGQEVFAPVPEGAVCTMQYGGPATARVTGTWAGRPVDATYDRRDGCEISRWDRMVPLLPEVGAPARS, from the coding sequence ATGTTCCAGGTGACCCGCACCCCCGCCGCCCGCCTCCTCGGCGCCGCCGCCCTGTCCGCCGCCGCCCTCGCCTCCGTCTGTGCCGCGCCCTCGGCCGCGGTCGCGGGCGCCGGTCCCGCCGCTCCGGAGGGTGACCACCTCACGGTCACCGTCCGCGACGCCGGCGCGGGCATGGACGGCACGTACGAGCTGTACTGCCACCCCGTCGGCGGCGACCACCCCGACACGGAGGGCGCCTGTGCCGTCGTCGACCGCGACACCCGGTGGGGCCAGGAGGTCTTCGCGCCGGTACCCGAGGGCGCCGTCTGCACCATGCAGTACGGCGGCCCCGCCACCGCGCGCGTCACCGGCACGTGGGCCGGACGCCCCGTCGACGCGACGTACGACCGGCGCGACGGCTGCGAGATCTCCCGGTGGGACCGCATGGTCCCACTGCTGCCCGAGGTGGGGGCCCCGGCCCGGTCGTAG